One genomic region from Homalodisca vitripennis isolate AUS2020 chromosome 6, UT_GWSS_2.1, whole genome shotgun sequence encodes:
- the LOC124365570 gene encoding uncharacterized protein LOC124365570: MVQTTRAAKYLGVLVDNKLTWRDQIFRTADKASKMVTHLSRHMANVGGPKVQQEMTVNVYSPVRAPLPGLRCGQDALNIEFYRIRIARIQRQAALWVCSAYRYSV, from the coding sequence ATGGTCCAGACCACGCGAGCCGCAAAATACCTTGGCGTCTTGGTGGACAATAAGCTGACTTGGAGGGACCAGATTTTCCGTACAGCGGACAAGGCCTCTAAGATGGTAACTCATCTTAGCAGGCACATGGCCAACGTCGGCGGTCCCAAAGTCCAGCAGGAGATGACTGTTAATGTCtacagtccagtccgtgctcctttaccGGGGCTGAGGTGTGGGCAGGACgcactaaatattgaattttatcggaTACGGATCGCCCGGATACAGCGTCAAGCAGCGCTCTgggtgtgttccgcctaccgTTACAGTgtctga